Sequence from the Streptomyces peucetius genome:
TGCCGCGACAGGCAGGTAGGCAGTCGGGCAGCCGGCTAGAGCTTGCCGCGCCGGCCGCGCAGATGCTCGGCGACCGGTGTCAGCGACTCCCGCAGGTCGGCGAGCGCCTCGGGCGACAGCAGGTCGATGAAGTGCTTGCGCACGGATGCCACATGGTGCGGCGCCACTTTCTGCATGGTCGCGACGCCGTCGTCGGTGAGCACGGCGTACAGGCCGCGCCGGTCCGACTCGCAGTTCGCGCGCCGCACGAGTCCGGCGTTCTCCATACGGGTGACCTGGTGGGAGAGGCGGCTCTTGGACTGGAGCGTGGCCGCCGCGAGATCGCTCATCCGCATCCGCCGGTCCGGTGACTCGGAGAGGTTGACCAGGATCTCGTAGTCGTTGATGGTCAGGCCGAACGGCTGGAGGTCCTTCTCGAGCTGGTGCATCAGCAGCTTGTTGACTTCCAGATGCGTGCGCCAGGTGCGCTGCTCGTCATCGGTCAGCCAGCGAGTGGCCGTCTCGGTCTCCATATATGGATTCTACCTAAGAAGTTGAAAAGCGGACGAAGTCGGGGGATGTGACGTCCGGCACCTGTACACCCAGGGGTGTACGGGGGCGCAGACGTTCGACGTCACACTCCGCAGACTACCGCTCACAGCCCGAAGCGACGCTGGAGGTCCCCCAGCTGGCCGGGAAGGCGCGGTGCGGAACCGGGCCGGCCGGCCGCACCGGCCGGCCCGTGGGCGCCCGGAACGCCAGGTTCCGAACCCACCGTGCCGGTCGGCTGCTCCGGCATCAGCGCCTCGCTCGACTGCAGCAGTACCGTGCCCGCCCCGACGAACTCGAACTGGTGCTCCTCGCCCGACGCCCCGCCGATACCGGTCAGCGCCCGCACGCCGCCCATGACACCGGTCATGTAGCCGTGGTCGTAGTGGTGGCAGGGAGAGGGGCAGTCCGCCCAGCCCACCAAGGCCTGGGGGTCCACCCGGATCGGCGGCTCCATGAAGACCACCGGACCGTTCGACGCCGCCACGAACTTGCCGGTGCCGATCAGCGTCAGAAACCCCGGCACGATCGACTGCTTCAGCGCCAGGGAAGGCTGGTACGCCAGCAGATTGCCGGAACGGATCGTCAGGTTTCCGTCCTCGAGATCGAAGGAGTTCACGTCGAACGCACGGTCGGCCAGCAGCATCTTCCCGCTGCCCTCCGCCACCACCCAGTCGCTCGCGTGGAGCGGTGAGTGGAACGACGTCCGCATCAGCCGGTCGAGGCGGCCGTGGCCGATTCCGTTGAAGGCGATCTGCCCGTAGTAGGCGATCATCTTGCCCTTCTGCAGGAACCACTGGGAGCCCTTGAGCTCCACGCAGAAGGTGTAGGAGTTGACGTTGTCGTCGCTCGGCAGCGTCGTCGGATCGAAAATCACCGGGGTGCTCACAGCTTCTCCTCCGACGCCTGGACGTACACCGCTCCGCTGCCGCTCAGCTCCAGCTGGAACGCCTCGCCCGAGCCGCGTCCCACCATGTCGCGCCAGCCGAGCGCCGTGGACAGCTTGTTCCGTACGTCGCCGTGGTGCGCGACATACGCCTGCGGATCCACATGGACGGGCCTCGACGGTGTGATCGGCAGCTCGATCACGCCGCCGTGGGCCATCACCGCGACCGCGCCGTGCCCCTTGAGGGTCGTGGTGAACAGGCCCTGGCCGGACACCTGTCCGCGCACCATGCCCATGACCCCGCCCTCCGAGCCCATGAACATCGTGCCCTGCTGCAGGGTGCCGTCGAAGGCGAGCAGCCGGTCGGCCTCCACGTAGAGGGTGTCGCCGGTCAGCTGTACGACCTGGATGTGGTGGCCGCCGTGGCCGAACATCACCGTGCCGTTGCCCTCCACGGTCATCAGCGGGGTCGCCTCGTTCGCCACCCGCCGGCCGATCATCGACGCCAGTCCGCCCTGGCCGCCGGTCATGTTGGGCGTGAAGCTGACCTCGCCCTTGTAGGCGAGCATCGCGCCACGCTGGCTGAACATCTTCTGGCCGGGCGTCACGGTGGCCTCGACCATCTTCGAGTTGATCTCGCGGAACGGCATCAGACGTCCCCTCCGAGGGTGTTCCGCTCGCTCGGCTGAACATAGACCAGTCCGTCGCCCTCGAAGCGGATCTGGAACGCCTCACCGCCGCCCTCGCCGAGGAAGGTGCGGAACGTCACGCCGGACTGGAAGTCCTGCCGCAGATTGCCCTGGTGGGCGATGTACGCGCCGGGATCGACGGAGAGCGGGTACTGGGGTGTCACCCGCAGCACGACGGCCGTGCCGTCGGACATGATCGCCACCTGTCCGGTGCCCTCGACGGTGGTCGTGAACAGGCCGTTGCCGCTCGCGCCCCCGCGCAGTCCGGTGAAGGTCGTGCCGGTGCGCAGACCGCCGTCGGTGCACAGCAGATTGCTGGACTCGACGTACAGCGTGTCGCCGTGCAGCTGCACCAGGTTGATCTCGCTCGCCCGGTCGGCGAAGTAGCAGGTGCCCTGCCCCTTCACCTCCATCATGGTCATCTGCTCGCCGGTGAGGCGGCGCGTGACCATCCCGCGGATGCCCTCACCGCCGCCGGTCATCTTCTTGAAGGCCATCTGGCCGTCGTAGGCGACCATCGACCCGTTCTTCGCTCTGACGGTGTCGCCGGCCATGTCGACCGCGAGCACCTTGCCCTCTTGGACCCGGAACATTGCCACGGGCCCGACGTTATCCGGTGAGAACGGACCCGGACAGCGTCCTGGAGAAGGATCCGGACCCTGACAAAGAGTTCGCAACGTGGCCTGCCACAATGGTCCGGAAGCTTGTGCATGCATTCACAAGATCCATGCCGCCGCCCGACCATCGCCAACGAAGGTGAACCGTGGACATCAAGACCGCCGCCTCCCTCCACCGCCTGCGCCTCGTCTCCGTGCCGGAGGCCGTCTCTTTCCTCCTGCTGCTCGTCTGCTCGGTGCTCAAGCGCACGACCGACTTCAACGCGGTGCCGGTGATGGGCGCGGTCCACGGTCTGCTCTTCGTCCTGTACGTGCTCTTCTGGCTGGACGCCTGGAACCGCACCAAGTGGGACGTGAAGACCGCGGCCCTCTACTTCGTCCTCTCGGTCCTGCCCTTCGGCGGCTTCTTCGCCGACCGCAGGCTCAAGCGCGAGGCCGACGACGCGGTCATCGCCTCCCGCGCCCGCCGCGAGGACGCGGTCGACGCATGATCGTCGCCTTCTCCGTCACGCCTCTGGGCGTCGGCGAGGACGTGGGCGAGTACGTCGCCGACGCGGTCCGCGTCGTACGGGAGTCGGGGCTGCCCAACCGTACGGACGCCATGTTCACCTCCGTCGAGGGCGACTGGGACGAGGTGATGGACGTGGTGAAGCGCGCGGTCGCCGCCGTCGAGGCCCGCGCCCCGCGCGTCTCCCTCGTCCTCAAGGCCGACATCCGGCCCGGCGTCACCGACGGCCTCACCTCCAAGGTCGACACCGTCGAACGGCACCTCTCCGCCTGAGCCCGGCGGGTGGTCACGCCACGGGCCCGGCAGGGGGGGGGCGGGCGTCAGCGCGACACGTCTGCGCCCCGGCCGCCCGGCGCCGGGCGCATCACGTACCGGCCGCCCGGTGGCCCCGGGTCGTGCGCGTTCGTGCCCCGGCCCTGCGCCACACGGGCTCAAATCGGGGTATTCAGGGGCATTTGCCCCTAGGGTGAGGCAGCGTGACGGGTCACCAGCGCGTGCGGGACGACGAGGGGAGCGCGGTCCGGCTGCTCGCACTGTCGGACGGCGTGTTCGCCATCGCGATGACATTGCTGGCGCTGGACATCGGACTGCCCGTCGGGCTGGATCCCGACGGTTTCGAGGAGGCGCTCGCGGACGTGATGCCCAGCGTCTGGGCGTACGCGCTCAGCTTTGTGGTCATCGCCGCGTTCTGGCGGGGCCACCACCAACTCTTCCGGTACGTCGAGAAGGTGGATGGAACGGTCGTCAAACTGGGCCTGCTGGGCCTGGGGCTGATCGCTCTGATGCCCTTCCCCACGACGCTGCTGGCCGAGTACGGGGACCTGTCCTCGTCGGTGGCCGTCTACTCCGGCGCCGTCGCCGTCATGGGGGTCTCCCAACTCGCTCTGACGATCGCGCTGTGGAAACGCCCGTGGCTGGCCGGTGCGGCGCCGTCCGAGCGCGTCCGCCGCAACGACATGGCCGATCTCGCGGCGACGGCGCTGGTCTTCGCCGTCGCCGTGCCGCTCGCCTTCGTGTCCCCGACGGGCGCGAAGCTGTGGTGGGCGGTGCTGATCCCGGTCAAGTGGGTGCTCGGCGAGCGGGGCAACCGCCTGCGCGCCGCCGCCGGAGGCGATGCGGGTGCCTGAGGGGCCCGTGGCACGATCACGGTCGTGAACCGTGCCGCCCCGATGCCGGGCGCTCCAGGTACGCCCTTGCCCACCGCCGGTTTGTCGGTCGGGTACTCGTCGCCCAGGTGCGTGCCCGGGTCAGGACCCGCCCGGCTGAGGTCCGGCGAGAGTGATGCCCAGCGGGGTCCGCTCGTACAGCACCTGGTGGCCGTAGCGGCGCGAGGTCAGCAGGCCCGCCGCCCGCAGCACCGAGAGATGCGCCGACACGGTCGAGGGCGCCAGCCCGAGCAGCCGCGCCAGCGCCGACGTCGACGCCGGTTCGTCGAGCGTGCGGAGCACGTCCGCCCTCGCCCGGCCGAGCAGCGCGGCCAGGGCCTCCGGCGTGCGGTCCTGCGGCGGCGACCACAGACCACCGATACCGCGCGCCGGATACACGACCGCCGGCTGCCACGGCGGCTCGAAGCCGCTGATCACATCCGGCCAGCAGAAGACGCTCGGCATGAGCACCAGACCCTGGCCGCCCAGCGACCGCACATGGTTCCCGCGCATGCCGTCGATCTTCAGGGTGGCGTCCTCGAAGGCCAGTCGGGGGCTCAACTCCCCGACCAGCCGCCCGAAGCCGCCCTCCGCCAGCCGCCGTGAGTGGTACGCGACATCCGCCTCCAGCAGCGCGCGCAGCCGTGGCCACTCCGGCTCGATCAGCGTGTGCCAGACCTGCTCCAGCAGATCCGCCAGCCGCCGGACCGTACGGGCCGGGTCCGCGAGCAGGGAGCGGCCCAGCGCACTGTGCGCCGCGCCTGGCGTCGCGGCGAGGGCGGCCGCCATGTCGTCGCGCGCCGTCTTCGGCAAAGTCGCCCGTACGACCGCGAGCTCCTCCTCGAACGGCACGGCCGGACCGAGCGGCGGCGGACAGAAGAAGTCGGGGTTGTGGCCGCCCCCGGACGGCATCAGCAGCCACAGGGGCCGCAGGTCGATCCCGGCCGCCGCCGCACGGATCCCCCGCAGCCACGGCAGGTGGTAGCCGTGGCGCTCGGGGCGGGCGAGGGTGCGGACCGCCTCCTGGGTCTCCCAGAGCGGGGAGATCGCGAACCGGCAGTGGAGCAGGTCCTGTTCGGCGAAGTGGAGATGGAACGGCATGGCACCCGGCCCGGAAGATTCGGCGTGAGCCGAAAGTCTAGGGGGAGCGGGGCCGGCGGCGCGACGCTGATCCGCATGCCGACCGAGTCCCCTTCGCCTCCCTCGTCCGACGACACCAGGACGCCTCCGCGCCCGTCACCGCCCTCGTCGCCCCGCGCCGGCTACCGGGCCGTGTTCGCCGTACGGGAGTTCCGTGCCGTGTTCGCCGCGCACGTCCTGTCCCTGCTCGGCGTCGTCGTCAGCGAGATCTCGCTCACCGTGCTCGTGTACGACCTCACCGGCTCGCCGCTCCTGAGCGCCCTCACCTTCGCGCTCGGCTTCCTCCCCTACCTCCTCGGCGGAACGCTCCTCGCGGGCGTCGCCGACCGGTACCCGGCCCGGCGGGTGCTCGTCGTCTGCGACCTGGTGTGCGCCGCCTGCGTGGCGGTCATGGTGCTGCCCGGCACCCCCGTCGGCGGCCTGCTCGCGCTGCGCTGCGCCGTCGCCGCCGTGTCACCCGTCTTCACCGGCACACGGATGGCGGCGCTCACGGACATCCTCGGCGAGGGCGAGCTGTACGTGCTGGGCCGCTCGCTGCTGCGGATCGTCTCCCAGAGCGCGCTGCTCGCCGGGTTCGGGGCGGGCGGTCTGCTGCTGACGGCGCT
This genomic interval carries:
- a CDS encoding ArsR/SmtB family transcription factor; the encoded protein is MPFHLHFAEQDLLHCRFAISPLWETQEAVRTLARPERHGYHLPWLRGIRAAAAGIDLRPLWLLMPSGGGHNPDFFCPPPLGPAVPFEEELAVVRATLPKTARDDMAAALAATPGAAHSALGRSLLADPARTVRRLADLLEQVWHTLIEPEWPRLRALLEADVAYHSRRLAEGGFGRLVGELSPRLAFEDATLKIDGMRGNHVRSLGGQGLVLMPSVFCWPDVISGFEPPWQPAVVYPARGIGGLWSPPQDRTPEALAALLGRARADVLRTLDEPASTSALARLLGLAPSTVSAHLSVLRAAGLLTSRRYGHQVLYERTPLGITLAGPQPGGS
- a CDS encoding AIM24 family protein; translated protein: MPFREINSKMVEATVTPGQKMFSQRGAMLAYKGEVSFTPNMTGGQGGLASMIGRRVANEATPLMTVEGNGTVMFGHGGHHIQVVQLTGDTLYVEADRLLAFDGTLQQGTMFMGSEGGVMGMVRGQVSGQGLFTTTLKGHGAVAVMAHGGVIELPITPSRPVHVDPQAYVAHHGDVRNKLSTALGWRDMVGRGSGEAFQLELSGSGAVYVQASEEKL
- a CDS encoding AIM24 family protein gives rise to the protein MSTPVIFDPTTLPSDDNVNSYTFCVELKGSQWFLQKGKMIAYYGQIAFNGIGHGRLDRLMRTSFHSPLHASDWVVAEGSGKMLLADRAFDVNSFDLEDGNLTIRSGNLLAYQPSLALKQSIVPGFLTLIGTGKFVAASNGPVVFMEPPIRVDPQALVGWADCPSPCHHYDHGYMTGVMGGVRALTGIGGASGEEHQFEFVGAGTVLLQSSEALMPEQPTGTVGSEPGVPGAHGPAGAAGRPGSAPRLPGQLGDLQRRFGL
- a CDS encoding MTH1187 family thiamine-binding protein; the protein is MIVAFSVTPLGVGEDVGEYVADAVRVVRESGLPNRTDAMFTSVEGDWDEVMDVVKRAVAAVEARAPRVSLVLKADIRPGVTDGLTSKVDTVERHLSA
- a CDS encoding DUF3817 domain-containing protein, yielding MDIKTAASLHRLRLVSVPEAVSFLLLLVCSVLKRTTDFNAVPVMGAVHGLLFVLYVLFWLDAWNRTKWDVKTAALYFVLSVLPFGGFFADRRLKREADDAVIASRARREDAVDA
- a CDS encoding MarR family winged helix-turn-helix transcriptional regulator translates to METETATRWLTDDEQRTWRTHLEVNKLLMHQLEKDLQPFGLTINDYEILVNLSESPDRRMRMSDLAAATLQSKSRLSHQVTRMENAGLVRRANCESDRRGLYAVLTDDGVATMQKVAPHHVASVRKHFIDLLSPEALADLRESLTPVAEHLRGRRGKL
- a CDS encoding TMEM175 family protein, which translates into the protein MTGHQRVRDDEGSAVRLLALSDGVFAIAMTLLALDIGLPVGLDPDGFEEALADVMPSVWAYALSFVVIAAFWRGHHQLFRYVEKVDGTVVKLGLLGLGLIALMPFPTTLLAEYGDLSSSVAVYSGAVAVMGVSQLALTIALWKRPWLAGAAPSERVRRNDMADLAATALVFAVAVPLAFVSPTGAKLWWAVLIPVKWVLGERGNRLRAAAGGDAGA
- a CDS encoding AIM24 family protein gives rise to the protein MFRVQEGKVLAVDMAGDTVRAKNGSMVAYDGQMAFKKMTGGGEGIRGMVTRRLTGEQMTMMEVKGQGTCYFADRASEINLVQLHGDTLYVESSNLLCTDGGLRTGTTFTGLRGGASGNGLFTTTVEGTGQVAIMSDGTAVVLRVTPQYPLSVDPGAYIAHQGNLRQDFQSGVTFRTFLGEGGGEAFQIRFEGDGLVYVQPSERNTLGGDV